In Sedimentibacter sp. MB31-C6, one genomic interval encodes:
- a CDS encoding response regulator transcription factor, translated as MAFKLLLVEDDPEIREIIIDYFIDKSEGALDINTAETGIEGQLKSMDNGYDLVLLDVMLPEVDGFTICRELRVNSDVPIIFITAKHNEHDRLHGYQLGCDDYVTKPFSLAELYAKVTALLRRSKGMVRKETMMSGSITLDPYGCTVYVNDKEVILAPIEFAILKILMESKGKVVSRDSLIIRIWGYDFDGNDRVVDNHIKKLRKALDTSSTQIKTIFKKGYKLEAINEKK; from the coding sequence ATGGCATTTAAACTTCTCTTAGTTGAAGATGACCCGGAAATAAGGGAAATAATTATAGATTATTTTATTGACAAAAGTGAAGGAGCTTTAGATATTAATACAGCAGAGACAGGAATTGAAGGTCAATTAAAATCCATGGACAATGGTTATGATTTAGTACTTTTGGATGTTATGCTACCTGAGGTTGATGGATTTACAATATGCAGAGAATTAAGAGTAAACAGCGATGTTCCAATTATATTTATTACTGCAAAGCATAATGAACACGATAGATTGCACGGATATCAGTTAGGATGCGACGATTATGTCACTAAACCATTTTCCTTGGCAGAGCTTTATGCAAAAGTAACTGCTCTTTTGAGACGCTCAAAAGGAATGGTACGGAAAGAGACAATGATGTCAGGTAGTATAACATTAGACCCATATGGCTGCACTGTTTATGTAAACGATAAAGAGGTAATACTTGCCCCTATAGAATTTGCGATATTAAAAATTCTTATGGAAAGCAAAGGTAAAGTTGTAAGTCGTGACAGTCTTATAATCAGAATTTGGGGATATGATTTTGATGGCAATGACAGAGTAGTTGATAACCATATAAAGAAATTACGAAAAGCCTTAGACACATCTTCCACTCAAATTAAAACCATTTTTAAGAAGGGTTATAAATTGGAGGCTATTAATGAAAAAAAATAA
- a CDS encoding ATP-binding protein: MSYIKRNIETTIEKASKMFSAVLVTGARQVGKTTVLKHIKRDTPYLTLDDPIILQSALEETGNFFKTMPPPVIIDEIQYAPNLFTYIKMIADKSGEKGQFYLTGSQQFKMMKNVSESLAGRIGIINLLGLSLREIKGANFNEAFIPTIEYIDKRRPTVQELSYKEIWEYIHKGFMPAMYADDLDWQMFYASYTKTYIERDVRDLTQVGDELKFIKFMTAIASRTSQMLNLTSVANEVGISVPTADRWLSVLISSNIVYLLKPYYNNIMKRAVKTPKLYFLDTGLAAYLTKWNSPEVIEAGAMSGAFFESFVIAEILKSYYNAGILEPSIYYYRDKDAKEIDVIIEENGTLYPIEIKKTSNPGKEHIENFSVLDKVKGINVGTGCIICMYENIIHINEKNVSMPVAWL; the protein is encoded by the coding sequence ATGAGTTATATAAAGCGAAATATCGAAACCACTATAGAAAAAGCTTCTAAGATGTTTTCAGCCGTTTTAGTAACAGGAGCAAGACAGGTAGGAAAAACAACAGTCTTGAAGCATATCAAAAGGGATACTCCATATCTAACTTTAGACGATCCAATAATACTGCAAAGTGCTCTTGAAGAAACAGGTAACTTTTTCAAAACTATGCCGCCGCCAGTAATTATTGATGAAATTCAGTATGCTCCAAATTTATTTACTTACATTAAAATGATAGCCGATAAAAGTGGTGAAAAGGGACAATTCTATTTGACCGGGTCGCAGCAATTCAAGATGATGAAAAATGTCAGTGAAAGTCTTGCGGGAAGAATAGGTATTATTAATCTATTAGGTTTATCTCTTCGTGAAATTAAAGGTGCAAATTTTAATGAAGCATTCATTCCAACTATAGAGTATATAGATAAAAGAAGACCTACAGTCCAAGAATTAAGCTATAAGGAAATCTGGGAATATATACATAAAGGATTCATGCCAGCCATGTATGCTGATGATTTAGATTGGCAGATGTTTTACGCTTCATATACTAAAACATATATTGAACGTGATGTAAGAGATCTTACACAGGTTGGAGATGAGCTGAAATTTATTAAATTTATGACAGCTATTGCAAGCAGAACTTCCCAAATGCTAAATTTAACATCTGTTGCTAATGAAGTTGGAATAAGCGTGCCGACTGCCGATAGATGGCTTTCGGTTTTAATTTCATCTAATATAGTTTATTTGCTTAAGCCTTATTATAACAACATTATGAAAAGAGCTGTCAAAACCCCTAAGTTATATTTTCTGGATACAGGACTTGCAGCCTATCTTACAAAATGGAATTCGCCGGAAGTAATAGAAGCCGGAGCTATGTCCGGTGCATTTTTTGAAAGTTTTGTAATTGCAGAAATACTTAAATCTTACTATAATGCAGGTATCTTAGAACCATCAATTTATTATTACAGGGATAAGGATGCTAAAGAAATTGATGTTATTATAGAAGAAAATGGCACTCTGTATCCTATAGAAATTAAAAAAACTTCTAATCCCGGAAAAGAACATATTGAAAATTTCTCAGTGCTTGATAAGGTTAAAGGTATAAATGTGGGAACGGGATGTATTATTTGTATGTATGAAAATATAATTCATATTAATGAAAAGAATGTAAGCATGCCCGTTGCTTGGCTATAA
- a CDS encoding DUF4846 domain-containing protein: MPNNQENTEVDYINKEGMTIRDRYLPIEGYIRAEYAEGTFAEFLRNQKLKPYGEKVLYFDGREKSSNGIYDSAFDVDIGNRDLHQCADAIMLLRAEYLYSQGQYDKISFNFVSGFKAEYKKWIDGYRIDVQGNDAEYYKAAEPSNSYEVFRKYMDMVFAYSGTLSLEKELKSVSVDNMNIGDVFIVGGNPGHAVIVVDMAVNSNGEKIFLLAQSYMPAQQTQLLINPMDEDISPWYSLKGKEKLITPQWTFELDTLKSWDERT, translated from the coding sequence ATGCCCAATAACCAAGAAAACACTGAAGTCGATTATATTAATAAAGAAGGTATGACTATCAGGGATAGATATCTGCCAATAGAAGGATATATTAGGGCTGAATATGCTGAAGGAACCTTTGCGGAATTTTTGAGGAATCAAAAGCTTAAACCATATGGTGAGAAGGTTTTATATTTTGATGGGAGAGAAAAGTCTTCAAATGGTATTTATGACAGTGCATTTGATGTAGATATAGGAAATAGGGACCTCCATCAATGTGCAGATGCTATTATGCTATTAAGGGCAGAGTACCTGTACTCACAAGGACAATATGATAAAATCAGCTTTAATTTTGTATCAGGATTTAAGGCAGAGTATAAGAAGTGGATTGATGGTTATAGAATAGATGTTCAGGGAAATGATGCCGAATATTATAAAGCTGCAGAACCCTCAAATTCATATGAAGTTTTTAGAAAGTATATGGATATGGTTTTTGCTTACTCCGGAACTCTTTCTTTGGAAAAAGAGTTGAAAAGTGTAAGTGTTGATAACATGAATATAGGGGATGTGTTTATTGTTGGCGGAAATCCCGGCCATGCTGTAATAGTTGTTGATATGGCTGTCAATTCTAACGGTGAGAAGATTTTTTTGTTGGCACAGTCCTACATGCCCGCTCAGCAAACACAATTGCTTATAAATCCAATGGACGAGGATATTAGTCCATGGTATTCATTAAAGGGCAAAGAGAAATTAATTACACCTCAATGGACTTTTGAATTGGATACACTAAAAAGTTGGGATGAAAGAACCTAA
- a CDS encoding stalk domain-containing protein translates to MKKSNIKKVAVVGLCCTIISTSAVFALTDKVDVNKEIRIQINNEWVDAQNPFIENDRTMIPIDGIIEKFGLRIESDSVTNTVKIYNDDFTIILTIGNKTAKVIKALNGEMTEETYNLDVSPKIINNQTFIPIRFLAETLGAQVSWDNTLRAVIIDVASDITVERPIEFEVVDNQSILDNELLKKLYDNNHKIKGIYSLIDGDSIYVLVSAGEKPTGGYGLTVDSITEVTKGTAYIHATLTSPAEGSMVTQVLTYPNTLVKFNKGDIIDILWDLTDDVDESKIDEQEKIQIENLVKEFGENLKMVSLLAPEDIIKDSLKESYGEFVSTKLLEKWQNDSVNAPGRVSSSPWPECIDILSVEKLSDSEYKVNGNIIEMTSVEMTQGGIAASKPVTLKIQMIDGKWVIDDVVYGNYIDVNSSIYNNKEYGFYFTLPESWQGYSIVEDKWEGVSLIDSKENQSGSIIYIRHPEWAEENPRQDIPVMLFTQEQWKSLNNGDFSVGAAPIMPSKLGENSEYVFTLPARYNYEFLTGFEEVEDILENNPLQTFEVN, encoded by the coding sequence ATGAAAAAATCAAATATTAAGAAAGTTGCAGTTGTTGGATTATGTTGTACAATTATTTCTACAAGTGCGGTATTTGCTTTAACAGACAAGGTTGATGTAAATAAAGAAATCAGAATACAAATAAATAATGAATGGGTGGATGCACAAAATCCTTTTATTGAAAATGACCGTACAATGATTCCAATAGACGGTATAATAGAAAAATTTGGATTAAGAATCGAAAGTGATTCTGTAACAAATACAGTAAAAATTTATAACGATGATTTTACAATTATTTTAACTATAGGCAATAAAACTGCTAAGGTAATAAAAGCCCTTAATGGAGAAATGACTGAAGAAACTTATAACTTAGATGTATCACCTAAAATAATTAATAATCAAACATTTATTCCTATACGTTTTTTAGCTGAAACATTGGGAGCACAAGTTAGCTGGGATAATACATTACGTGCGGTTATAATTGATGTAGCATCTGATATAACTGTTGAAAGGCCAATTGAATTTGAAGTTGTAGATAATCAATCAATTTTGGATAATGAGTTGCTAAAAAAATTATATGACAATAATCATAAGATAAAAGGCATTTATTCATTGATTGATGGAGATTCGATTTATGTATTAGTATCAGCAGGCGAAAAACCAACAGGAGGATATGGTTTAACTGTAGACAGTATTACAGAAGTTACAAAGGGTACTGCATATATTCATGCAACTTTAACTTCTCCTGCAGAAGGTAGTATGGTAACGCAAGTGTTAACTTATCCCAATACTTTGGTAAAGTTCAATAAGGGTGATATAATTGACATTCTATGGGATTTAACAGATGATGTAGATGAATCTAAAATAGATGAACAAGAAAAAATACAAATAGAAAATTTGGTTAAAGAGTTTGGAGAAAATCTAAAAATGGTTTCTCTGTTGGCACCGGAAGATATAATTAAAGATAGTTTAAAAGAAAGTTATGGGGAATTTGTTTCAACTAAATTACTTGAAAAGTGGCAAAATGATTCTGTTAATGCTCCAGGGCGAGTATCTTCCAGTCCATGGCCTGAATGTATAGATATTTTATCAGTTGAGAAATTATCAGATTCTGAGTATAAAGTAAATGGAAACATAATTGAAATGACAAGTGTTGAAATGACACAAGGAGGAATAGCCGCCAGCAAACCTGTAACTTTAAAAATACAAATGATAGATGGTAAATGGGTTATAGATGATGTAGTATATGGGAATTATATTGATGTTAATTCATCTATATATAATAACAAAGAATATGGATTTTATTTTACATTACCTGAGAGCTGGCAAGGATATAGTATTGTAGAAGATAAATGGGAAGGTGTATCATTAATAGATTCAAAAGAAAACCAATCTGGTTCAATAATTTATATTAGGCATCCTGAGTGGGCTGAAGAAAATCCAAGACAGGATATTCCTGTTATGTTATTTACTCAGGAACAATGGAAGTCACTTAATAATGGAGATTTCAGTGTAGGTGCTGCACCTATTATGCCCAGTAAATTAGGTGAAAATTCAGAATATGTTTTTACATTGCCTGCCAGATATAATTATGAATTTTTAACAGGATTTGAAGAAGTTGAAGACATATTGGAAAATAACCCACTTCAAACATTTGAAGTAAACTAA
- a CDS encoding DUF5050 domain-containing protein, which produces MKLKFKVIIIAAILLVVLSSNVFAYNVNVTLPTFDVRVNNIEIDNENREYPLIVYKDITYFPMTFHDSRFLGLETKWDENTGLKISKSESKHGYVDYNSSANKSRYTATTPYFNVEVNGKSIDNSKEEYPLLVFRNVTYFPLTWRFAVDEFGWDYKFTQENGLEISNPTHTGLKVTEVKLPVAGKRDFHNGAFTVAGDYIYFEGEKGIIYQTPIDNTSIKKAVYELPMWTYGDSYVYPSLETDETRNFGYGIAMLTYHVGGATMGTDYKIILNDDGTNEIFAVGYLNRKVFGDAFGNIIVDVSHFPPPFPNNLSMKREGEEEFKALGSADYVYGWVKNAGQSRSNDLYKIDNEIYLLAYKFNDEKATTGIHRVNINTGETFRIFEEAVQKFMIERDMIYFMDLDGFLYKISLVDGNKAEKLTDFVVSDFTVLNNIVYYVSVEEKGLELFKLGESISVNPGGRVRELVNTEEGYVYSIFEDSAPYKLIVFTKTGLQIFKTNANIRFASINQNRLFYHK; this is translated from the coding sequence ATGAAGTTAAAATTTAAGGTCATAATTATCGCTGCAATTTTACTGGTTGTATTGTCATCTAATGTATTTGCTTATAATGTAAACGTTACATTGCCAACATTTGATGTAAGAGTGAACAATATAGAAATAGACAACGAAAATAGAGAGTATCCGCTGATTGTATATAAAGACATTACATATTTTCCTATGACCTTTCATGACAGCCGTTTTTTAGGTTTGGAAACTAAGTGGGACGAAAATACGGGATTGAAAATAAGCAAAAGTGAAAGCAAACATGGATATGTGGATTATAATTCTTCTGCAAATAAATCAAGATATACTGCAACAACTCCGTATTTTAATGTGGAAGTGAATGGAAAATCAATTGATAACAGCAAGGAAGAATATCCGCTTTTAGTATTTAGAAATGTTACATATTTTCCGCTTACATGGAGATTTGCAGTTGATGAATTTGGATGGGATTACAAATTTACTCAAGAAAATGGTCTTGAAATAAGCAATCCAACACATACTGGTCTTAAGGTTACTGAGGTAAAATTACCTGTTGCAGGTAAAAGAGATTTTCATAACGGGGCATTTACTGTTGCCGGTGATTACATTTATTTCGAAGGAGAAAAAGGAATAATTTATCAAACACCAATAGATAATACAAGTATTAAAAAGGCAGTGTACGAACTTCCCATGTGGACTTATGGAGACAGCTATGTTTATCCAAGTCTTGAAACAGACGAAACCAGAAATTTTGGATATGGTATTGCAATGTTGACATACCATGTGGGAGGAGCAACAATGGGAACCGATTATAAAATAATACTTAATGATGATGGTACCAATGAAATTTTTGCTGTTGGTTATTTAAACAGGAAAGTTTTTGGTGATGCATTCGGCAATATCATTGTTGATGTCAGTCACTTCCCACCACCTTTTCCAAACAATCTTTCAATGAAAAGAGAAGGGGAAGAAGAATTCAAAGCTTTAGGAAGTGCTGATTATGTTTACGGTTGGGTTAAAAATGCGGGACAAAGCCGAAGTAATGATTTATATAAAATTGATAATGAAATATATTTATTAGCATATAAGTTTAATGATGAAAAAGCTACGACGGGAATCCACAGAGTAAATATTAATACAGGAGAAACCTTTAGAATATTCGAGGAAGCTGTTCAAAAATTTATGATTGAAAGAGATATGATTTATTTCATGGATTTAGATGGATTTTTATATAAAATTTCTCTTGTTGACGGCAATAAAGCAGAGAAGCTGACAGATTTTGTTGTAAGTGATTTCACAGTTTTAAATAATATAGTTTATTATGTTTCAGTAGAAGAAAAGGGACTTGAATTATTTAAATTAGGAGAGAGTATTTCTGTAAATCCGGGTGGACGTGTTAGGGAATTAGTTAACACTGAAGAAGGATATGTTTACAGCATATTCGAAGACAGTGCTCCTTACAAATTGATTGTATTTACCAAAACAGGATTGCAGATTTTTAAGACGAATGCAAATATAAGATTTGCAAGCATAAATCAAAATAGGTTATTTTATCATAAATAA
- a CDS encoding dihydrofolate reductase family protein: MSRRIVLDLAVSLDGFIEGINGETDWCIMDEEMNFTKFLSSVDAILYGRKSYDLWGTYIPGKESSAMEREIWELVHSKKKYVFSKTLTKIDNNVMIINDNIAEEVNKLKEEPGRDIWLYGGASLIKTFMNLRLVDEYRLSVHPVILGAGKPLFVDIKQRQELKLVDTRRFSSGVVQLCYQHIKK; the protein is encoded by the coding sequence ATGTCAAGAAGAATAGTTTTGGATTTGGCAGTTTCTTTAGATGGATTTATTGAGGGCATAAACGGAGAAACTGACTGGTGTATAATGGATGAAGAAATGAACTTTACTAAATTTTTAAGTAGCGTTGATGCAATCTTATACGGTAGGAAATCTTATGATTTATGGGGAACATATATTCCAGGAAAAGAAAGTTCTGCTATGGAAAGAGAGATTTGGGAATTGGTTCATAGTAAGAAGAAGTATGTGTTTTCAAAAACGCTAACCAAAATAGATAATAACGTAATGATAATAAATGACAATATAGCGGAAGAAGTAAACAAATTAAAGGAAGAACCGGGTAGGGATATTTGGCTATATGGGGGAGCCAGTCTTATAAAAACATTTATGAACTTAAGACTTGTCGATGAGTATAGGCTTTCGGTTCACCCTGTTATTTTAGGAGCAGGCAAACCCTTATTTGTTGATATAAAGCAGAGACAAGAGCTCAAACTAGTTGACACTAGGAGATTCTCTTCAGGTGTTGTTCAGCTTTGTTATCAGCATATTAAGAAATAG
- a CDS encoding sensor histidine kinase has product MKKNKMKHSIYIRIFSTFLLTYMVLMIGFTAFLVSMEKEAAGKEFGNRAQQINDRVEEILNNNIDNDKQIIDLADVKKEFVEKSPVYLLNGAETAIFTSDYELIYSTYSTKDYWKCIYREFEKGKQSKDRVGLLKIDDWFSEEEIKKLENYLYAKPKAENVGDLAGYSIHIDSFWVDDEMIIPHSISASRMYACEFDEEGNVTSRSGTISKGNFYFKDYNNIKNLPYYEFGSIIPEYNENLNSKNQDELREMVTDESNLMNYLQPVEKWWFPNYIKPVERVNILTYRYYLVVPYQNSIRMLDDQSLYSEFYTAVGIDINIWERISSTLIYVWISCLIVFGIASLILSNQTYKTYLKKEKIEKQRKETTDALAHDLKTPLSIISGYAQNLQEDVHTEKREHYASNIQKNVERMDKIIHQMLDMSKLESDSFKIEFDEVSLSEISSKIINRYKSICDEKSITVSIAGEAVIQADKILLERVVDNFFINAIENTLEGGKINIEIIEDTFEVYNSGSHIPEDIIKDIWLPFKRGDKERGNTKGTGLGLSIARSILELHKFSYGVKNKEDGAAFWFKFK; this is encoded by the coding sequence ATGAAAAAAAATAAGATGAAGCACTCAATTTATATTCGTATATTTAGCACGTTTTTATTAACTTACATGGTGTTGATGATTGGCTTTACAGCATTTTTAGTATCTATGGAAAAGGAAGCTGCAGGAAAAGAATTTGGAAATCGGGCCCAACAGATCAATGATAGGGTGGAGGAAATATTAAATAATAATATTGACAATGACAAACAAATTATTGATTTAGCTGATGTAAAAAAGGAGTTTGTAGAGAAATCACCTGTATATTTGTTAAATGGTGCTGAAACTGCAATATTTACAAGTGATTATGAGCTAATTTACAGTACATATAGTACAAAAGATTATTGGAAATGTATTTATAGAGAGTTTGAAAAAGGGAAACAATCAAAGGACAGAGTTGGGTTATTAAAAATAGATGATTGGTTTAGTGAGGAAGAAATAAAAAAACTTGAAAATTACTTATATGCTAAACCTAAGGCAGAGAATGTTGGAGACCTTGCTGGATATTCAATACATATAGATAGTTTTTGGGTGGATGATGAAATGATTATTCCCCATAGTATATCTGCTTCTCGTATGTATGCTTGTGAGTTTGATGAAGAAGGTAATGTAACCTCAAGAAGCGGAACAATTAGCAAAGGAAATTTCTACTTCAAAGATTATAATAATATTAAGAACTTACCGTATTATGAATTTGGCAGTATTATTCCTGAGTATAACGAAAATTTAAACAGTAAAAATCAAGATGAACTTCGTGAAATGGTTACAGATGAATCAAATTTAATGAATTATTTACAACCAGTGGAAAAATGGTGGTTTCCTAATTACATTAAGCCTGTTGAAAGAGTAAATATATTAACATATCGCTATTACTTGGTAGTGCCTTATCAAAATTCAATTCGGATGTTAGATGATCAAAGTTTATACAGTGAATTTTATACTGCTGTAGGTATTGACATTAACATATGGGAGCGCATTTCTTCTACGCTAATATATGTTTGGATATCATGCTTAATAGTATTTGGTATCGCTTCTCTTATACTTTCTAATCAAACATACAAAACATATTTGAAAAAAGAGAAAATTGAAAAACAGCGAAAAGAAACAACAGATGCCTTAGCTCACGATTTAAAAACACCTTTAAGCATAATTTCTGGTTATGCTCAAAATTTGCAGGAAGATGTTCATACTGAGAAAAGAGAGCATTATGCAAGCAATATTCAAAAAAATGTGGAACGCATGGACAAAATTATACACCAAATGCTTGATATGTCTAAGTTAGAGTCAGATTCTTTCAAAATTGAATTTGATGAAGTATCTTTGAGTGAAATAAGCAGCAAAATTATAAATCGTTACAAAAGTATTTGTGATGAAAAATCTATAACTGTCAGCATTGCGGGAGAGGCAGTTATACAAGCAGACAAAATATTATTAGAGCGTGTTGTTGATAACTTTTTTATTAATGCTATTGAAAATACATTAGAGGGCGGAAAAATAAACATAGAAATAATTGAAGATACATTCGAAGTATATAACAGCGGCAGTCATATACCGGAAGATATTATTAAAGATATTTGGCTTCCTTTCAAAAGAGGGGACAAAGAGCGAGGCAATACAAAGGGCACAGGACTTGGACTTTCAATTGCACGTTCAATTTTAGAATTGCACAAGTTTTCATATGGTGTAAAAAACAAAGAAGATGGTGCAGCCTTCTGGTTTAAATTTAAATAA
- a CDS encoding Mph(B) family macrolide 2'-phosphotransferase, which yields MSKDIKQVIEIIKKKNLFLKEGTMQFNESGLDFQTVFAQDENGTDWVLRLPRREDVMPRTKVEKQALDLVNQYAKSFQAPNWIIYTDELIAYKKLDGVPAGTIDHNIGNYVWEIDINNVPESFHKSLGRVLAELHSIPSDKAAELGLVVQTPEEVRMTMKLRMDAVKAKYGVGDNLWNRWQIWINDDDMWPKKTGLIHGDVHAGHTMIDKDANVTGLIDWTEAKVTDISNDFVFNYKAFGEEGLEALILAYKEAGGYYWPKMKEHIIELVAAYPVSIAEFAVVSGVEEYVRMAKKALEIDNI from the coding sequence ATGAGTAAAGATATTAAACAAGTTATTGAGATAATAAAAAAGAAAAATCTTTTTCTAAAAGAAGGAACAATGCAATTTAATGAATCTGGGCTTGATTTTCAAACTGTTTTTGCACAAGATGAAAATGGAACTGATTGGGTTCTAAGATTGCCTAGAAGGGAAGATGTAATGCCTAGAACAAAGGTAGAAAAACAAGCTTTGGATTTGGTAAATCAGTATGCTAAATCTTTTCAGGCACCAAACTGGATTATTTACACAGATGAACTAATAGCTTATAAGAAGTTAGATGGTGTGCCAGCAGGAACGATAGATCATAACATAGGTAACTATGTTTGGGAGATAGACATAAATAATGTTCCAGAATCATTTCACAAGTCGCTAGGTAGGGTGTTGGCAGAGCTTCATAGCATACCTAGTGATAAAGCCGCTGAACTTGGTCTAGTTGTTCAAACGCCTGAAGAAGTAAGAATGACCATGAAGTTGCGCATGGATGCGGTAAAAGCAAAGTATGGTGTGGGTGATAATCTATGGAACAGGTGGCAGATATGGATTAATGATGATGATATGTGGCCAAAGAAAACTGGACTGATTCATGGGGATGTACATGCCGGCCATACTATGATTGATAAGGATGCTAACGTGACTGGATTAATCGACTGGACTGAAGCTAAGGTTACAGATATTTCAAATGACTTTGTTTTCAACTATAAGGCTTTTGGAGAAGAAGGACTAGAAGCTCTGATTCTTGCTTATAAAGAAGCAGGTGGATATTATTGGCCTAAGATGAAAGAACATATTATTGAACTGGTAGCTGCGTATCCGGTTTCAATTGCTGAATTTGCAGTGGTATCTGGTGTTGAGGAATATGTCCGGATGGCGAAGAAAGCATTGGAAATAGACAATATTTAA
- a CDS encoding FAD-dependent oxidoreductase, which yields MRIVIIGAVAAGTSAATEIRRNNKEAEIIVYEKDKFISYAGCGMPFFISNEVNDFSDIVPRNAEFFKEKHNIDIYTEHEVMSVNPGNKTLRVKNQLSGEIFDDSYDKLIISTGAMSVTPDLKGSDKDNVFLLRNINDMNNIRSFIEEKKPKSAVIIGSGFIGLEMCESFKYLGMDVSIIARSKIAKGIDNDMSLYIEEHLRKKGVNVYTNTKTLEINNQGVVISEGSIIKADIVLLATGIKPNVGLAKSMGIELGASGAIKVDKYMRTNLNDIYSCGDCIEMFYTINETPVYRPLGSTANKTGTIAGSNIVGKNDEFRGILGTGIFRVFDITVGMTGFSEEEAVKLGYNVSVSIDKRPNKPKYMGGKPIVIKAVSEKETGRLLGAQLIGYEGVDKRLDVLVTAITLKASAEDLMHLDLAYSPPYSIPRDPLYYTGAKLSAKK from the coding sequence ATGCGTATTGTTATTATAGGAGCTGTGGCGGCAGGAACTTCAGCTGCTACTGAAATAAGAAGAAACAATAAAGAAGCAGAAATAATAGTTTATGAGAAAGATAAATTTATTTCATATGCAGGTTGCGGAATGCCTTTTTTTATAAGCAATGAAGTAAATGATTTTTCAGATATTGTACCAAGAAATGCAGAGTTTTTCAAAGAAAAGCATAATATTGATATTTATACTGAACATGAGGTAATGTCTGTAAATCCGGGAAATAAAACATTAAGAGTAAAAAATCAATTATCAGGTGAAATCTTTGATGACAGTTATGATAAGTTAATAATATCAACTGGAGCTATGTCAGTAACACCTGATTTGAAAGGCTCAGATAAAGATAATGTATTTTTATTAAGAAATATAAATGATATGAATAATATTAGGAGTTTTATTGAAGAAAAGAAACCCAAATCAGCTGTTATTATTGGAAGTGGATTCATAGGTCTTGAAATGTGCGAAAGTTTTAAGTACTTAGGAATGGATGTTTCGATTATTGCTAGGTCTAAAATTGCAAAAGGCATTGACAATGATATGTCTTTATATATTGAAGAGCATTTAAGAAAAAAAGGAGTTAATGTTTATACAAATACTAAGACCTTGGAAATTAATAATCAAGGAGTTGTTATAAGTGAGGGCAGTATTATCAAAGCTGATATTGTACTTCTTGCAACAGGTATAAAACCAAATGTTGGGCTTGCAAAAAGTATGGGTATTGAACTTGGAGCATCTGGTGCTATTAAGGTTGATAAGTATATGAGGACAAATTTAAATGATATTTACAGCTGTGGTGATTGTATAGAAATGTTTTATACTATTAATGAAACTCCTGTTTACAGGCCTTTGGGTTCTACTGCAAACAAAACCGGTACAATTGCAGGAAGTAATATAGTCGGCAAAAATGATGAATTTAGAGGTATACTTGGTACTGGCATATTTAGAGTTTTCGATATTACAGTGGGGATGACCGGTTTTTCTGAAGAAGAAGCAGTAAAATTAGGATATAATGTGTCAGTTTCAATTGATAAAAGACCAAATAAGCCGAAATATATGGGAGGAAAACCTATTGTAATCAAGGCTGTTTCAGAAAAGGAAACAGGCAGGTTATTAGGTGCCCAGCTAATCGGTTATGAAGGAGTTGATAAAAGATTAGATGTGCTCGTAACTGCCATTACCTTAAAAGCAAGTGCAGAAGATTTAATGCACCTTGATTTAGCTTATTCACCGCCGTATTCAATACCAAGAGATCCTCTTTATTACACAGGAGCAAAACTCAGTGCAAAAAAATAA